The Pasteurella multocida genome contains a region encoding:
- the carA gene encoding glutamine-hydrolyzing carbamoyl-phosphate synthase small subunit, giving the protein MSEPAILVLADGSVFHGSSIGAKGHTVGEVVFNTAMTGYQEILTDPSYFRQIVTLTYPHIGNTGTNLEDCEANHVYASGLIIRDLPLLHSNFRSSMSLRDYLQTHNVVAIADIDTRRLTRILRDKGAQAGCIMTGEIDEAKALELAKSFGSMAGKDLAQEVSTGEIFTWTSGQWQLGKGFIEQTQAEFNVVAYDFGVKHNILRMLAERGCKITVVPAKTSAEQVLALNPDGIFLSNGPGDPEPCDYAISAIQTLLASKKPIFGICLGHQLLGLAAGGKTKKMAFGHHGANHPVQDLNTQKVFITSQNHGFEVDEASLPSHVRVTHRSLFDNSVQGIELSDQSAFSFQGHPEASPGPNDVAYLFDKFINEMRKANLSQLSTYVAHH; this is encoded by the coding sequence ATGTCTGAACCAGCAATTTTGGTATTGGCTGATGGGAGTGTTTTCCATGGCAGCTCTATTGGAGCAAAAGGCCACACCGTAGGCGAAGTGGTGTTTAATACCGCTATGACAGGCTATCAGGAAATTCTAACGGACCCTTCTTATTTTCGACAAATCGTCACCTTAACTTATCCTCACATTGGCAATACCGGTACAAATCTAGAAGATTGCGAAGCGAATCACGTTTATGCCTCAGGACTGATTATTCGCGATTTACCCTTATTACACAGCAATTTCCGTTCATCCATGAGTTTGCGTGATTATCTTCAAACCCATAATGTGGTTGCTATTGCGGATATCGACACACGCCGTTTAACCCGTATTTTACGTGATAAAGGTGCGCAAGCGGGTTGTATCATGACCGGTGAGATTGATGAAGCCAAAGCCCTTGAGTTAGCGAAAAGTTTTGGGTCTATGGCGGGCAAAGATCTTGCACAAGAAGTGAGTACGGGTGAAATTTTTACTTGGACATCCGGTCAATGGCAATTGGGTAAAGGGTTTATTGAACAAACTCAAGCGGAATTTAATGTGGTGGCTTATGACTTTGGTGTCAAACACAATATTTTAAGAATGCTTGCTGAGCGTGGTTGCAAAATCACCGTTGTACCGGCAAAAACCAGTGCAGAGCAAGTGTTAGCATTAAATCCAGATGGCATTTTCTTGTCTAATGGACCAGGCGATCCGGAACCTTGTGATTATGCCATTTCCGCTATTCAAACCTTATTAGCCTCAAAGAAACCCATTTTTGGTATTTGTTTAGGTCATCAGTTATTAGGTTTAGCAGCAGGTGGTAAAACTAAAAAAATGGCATTTGGGCATCATGGTGCTAATCACCCCGTACAAGATTTGAATACACAAAAAGTGTTTATCACGAGTCAAAATCATGGTTTTGAAGTAGATGAAGCGAGCTTGCCAAGTCATGTGCGTGTGACACATCGTTCATTATTTGACAATTCTGTACAGGGTATTGAACTCAGTGATCAGTCTGCGTTTTCTTTCCAAGGGCACCCTGAGGCGAGTCCAGGTCCAAATGATGTGGCTTATTTATTTGATAAATTTATTAATGAAATGCGCAAGGCAAATTTAAGTCAGTTATCGACTTATGTCGCGCACCATTAG